The following coding sequences lie in one Vibrio splendidus genomic window:
- a CDS encoding M48 family metallopeptidase, translating into MTSWMKFASLLTLAGLTACSASPTGRNQLLLFSDQDMSQLGAQSFEQMKKEQPISKDAKTNAYVQCVANSITQHIPKQGFSEWEVVVFDSDQVNAFALPGGKIGVYTGLLKVAVNQDQLATVIGHEVAHVLADHSNERLSQSQIANTGLSITSVALGASEYKQYQGMTMAALGLGVQYGVILPYGRTQESEADVVGLEYMAQAGFDPKQSVDLWQNMAKASGGSQPPELLSTHPSHSTRIKDLQATIKTLPSSGSLRPNCKA; encoded by the coding sequence ATGACGTCATGGATGAAGTTTGCCTCGCTTCTCACACTTGCAGGCCTAACCGCATGTAGCGCTTCCCCGACAGGAAGAAACCAATTACTGCTTTTTTCTGATCAAGACATGTCTCAACTTGGGGCGCAATCTTTTGAACAAATGAAGAAAGAACAGCCAATAAGTAAAGACGCGAAAACGAACGCTTATGTACAGTGCGTTGCAAATAGCATTACTCAACATATTCCAAAACAGGGCTTTAGTGAATGGGAAGTTGTTGTTTTTGATAGCGACCAGGTGAATGCCTTTGCTTTGCCGGGTGGCAAAATTGGCGTGTACACAGGGTTACTTAAGGTAGCGGTCAATCAAGACCAACTCGCAACGGTTATCGGACATGAAGTGGCGCACGTTCTCGCTGACCACAGCAACGAACGTCTCTCTCAGTCTCAAATCGCTAATACTGGTTTATCCATTACCAGTGTTGCGTTAGGAGCATCAGAATACAAACAGTACCAAGGCATGACAATGGCTGCCCTAGGTTTAGGTGTTCAATACGGGGTTATTCTACCGTATGGCCGAACTCAGGAATCAGAAGCCGATGTTGTTGGTTTAGAATATATGGCTCAGGCAGGGTTCGATCCTAAACAGAGCGTCGACTTGTGGCAAAACATGGCGAAAGCATCAGGTGGTAGCCAACCGCCAGAATTGCTGTCTACGCACCCTTCCCACAGTACGCGTATCAAAGATCTACAGGCGACGATAAAAACGTTACCTAGTTCGGGTTCACTAAGACCAAATTGCAAAGCGTAA